A genomic stretch from Coffea arabica cultivar ET-39 chromosome 10c, Coffea Arabica ET-39 HiFi, whole genome shotgun sequence includes:
- the LOC140015837 gene encoding uncharacterized protein yields the protein MRDNRSFQDFRNFINNNQLIDVGYEGKPWTWSNNWYGIGEVKERLDRGLCNVEWSQCFDEAYCTHIESHASDHSMLVLETQREKKRRKKRFQFDKRWLQKEEIEGVIQKAWSIPCKGTRWFKVKEKIKSCRVELLKWSSCKKGNSFEKIKWCKKQIEDIKASTSDDKRQQVQEMKKQLKVAYNEEEAFWNQKSRISWLKEGDKNTQFFHATVKGRRKRNRLHKLRKACGDWTANEDELGREVAKYYGELFKSTAAGELDEILEGIPITITEQMNKELTKKVDENEIKNAFFSMDPNKAPGSDGMSPLFFQKFWSLIKKDLVNAIQGFFHDGVILKAINHTVISLIPKVECPTEINQYRPISLCQVVYKALAKILVNRLKPYLSRCISKSQSAFVPGRQILDNVILSHELMHFLKNKRHGRMGYMAVKLDMSKAYDRVEWRFLKAIMEKMRFCSTWINWIISCISSVTYSFNINGEHKELITPSRGIRQGDPLSPYLFLLCSEGLSSLLQKAKMGKELTGVKISRGAPVITHLFFADDSLVFCKASKQEAEKLIMILKEYEEATGQLINLEKSSVFFSKNTMPDVRNEVCQALGSIKQVEQGKYLGLPMIITKSKSQVFGFIRNSIDKKLQGWKNKLLSQAGKEITLKAVAMAMPAYTMSCFRLNSKLCREISSKMADYWWGDTDGKKKLHWISWKKMTEKRSKGGMGFKDLQLFNKALLAKQVWKLITQPNLLVSKVLKGKYYPKQSIFKCKVPQNASWIWQSLADIRKDMQAGIRRKIGNGKGTRIWWDNWIPDRPEGRPTSVQPQGCQLEYVSELIRNNRWNRVLVFKTFNPQDAERILSIPISMTGIEDSYWWKHSQNGQYSVQSGYKIWMKETEAERSRMRKEAGTSYEGTNPRIWNSLWQQNVSQKMKVFVWKCLHNGIPVRETIYTRTRQGHPICTGCGEKEETIEHMLFQCNRAMEIWKLAPVQWDGIAHLSGCFTKWWIAIQEAQDSRGVKDQVNLTINILWQIWKAKNDREFNHKEKEPSKVIEKALKEWIEFEKANKGKDSRKSTQETELQQWNDQDQNESHAGLILKIHTSQDKRQAAVGIGISATDNMGRLQAIWALREWLSGDTLQDQVVAVRLALLKAGSQGWRNIRMELDNRKVVDAIKGARLNNQQMTTLIEDIRSICTLFHQCSIFFANSRKLELIGC from the coding sequence ATGAGGGATAATAGAAGTTTCCAAGATTTTAGGAATTTCATTAATAATAACCAGTTGATAGATGTGGGCTATGAAGGGAAGCCATGGACGTGGAGTAACAACTGGTATGGGATTGGGGAAGTAAAAGAAAGATTAGATAGGGGATTATGCAATGTAGAATGGTCACAATGTTTTGATGAAGCCTATTGCACACACATTGAATCTCATGCTTCAGACCATAGTATGCTGGTGCTGGAAAcccagagagaaaaaaagagaaggaaaaaaaggttCCAGTTTGATAAGAGATGGCTGCAGaaagaagaaatagaaggaGTGATCCAGAAGGCATGGAGTATCCCCTGTAAAGGAacaagatggtttaaggtgaaGGAGAAAATAAAAAGCTGCAGGGTGGAGTTATTGAAATGGAGTAGCTGCAAGAAAGGGAACTCGTTTGAAAAGATTAAATGGTGCAAAAAACAGATTGAAGACATTAAGGCATCGACATCAGATGATAAAAGACAGCAAGTACAGGAAATGAAAAAACAGCTAAAAGTGGCTTATAATGAGGAAGAAGCTTTTTGGAACCAGAAATCTAGAATAAGCTGGCTGAAGGAAGGGGATAAAAATACTCAATTCTTCCATGCAACAGTGAAGGGGAGGAGGAAAAGGAATAGATTGCACAAGTTAAGAAAGGCGTGTGGTGATTGGACAGCAAATGAGGATGAGCTGGGTAGAGAAGTTGCTAAATACTATGGTGAATTGTTCAAGTCCACGGCAGCTGGGGAGCTTGATGAGATCTTAGAAGGGATTCCTATCACTATAACTGAACAAATGAACAAGGAACTGACTAAAAAAGTGGATGAAAATGAGATAAAGAATGCATTCTTCTCTATGGATCCTAATAAGGCTCCTGGTAGTGATGGCATGTCCCCcctctttttccaaaaattctggAGTCTTATCAAAAAGGATCTAGTAAATGCAATCCAAGGTTTCTTCCATGATGGTGTCATTCTAAAGGCCATAAACCATACTGTTATCTCTCTGATCCCAAAAGTTGAATGCCCCACAGAGATTAACCAGTATAGGCCTATTAGTCTTTGCCAAGTGGTTTACAAAGCACTAGCTAAAATCCTTGTTAACAGACTCAAGCCTTATCTCAGTAGATGCATTAGTAAAAGTCAGTCTGCATTTGTACCAGGTAGGCAAATCCTAGACAACGTCATCTTGTCCCATGAATTGAtgcattttctcaaaaataaaaggCATGGTAGAATGGGATATATGGCTGTGAAACTAGATATGTCTAAGGCCTATGACAGGGTAGAATGGAGATTTTTGAAGGCAATAATGGAGAAAATGCGATTCTGCTCTACTTGGATAAATTGGATCATATCATGTATCAGCTCAGTTACCTATTCCTTCAACATTAATGGCGAACACAAGGAGCTTATTACACCTTCAAGAGGTATCAGGCAAGGAGATCCTCTATCTCCTTACTTATTTTTGTTATGCTCAGAAGGACTATCAAGCTTATTACAGAAAGCAAAGATGGGGAAGGAGTTAACAGGAGTTAAAATCAGCAGGGGGGCGCCAGTCATCACTCATCTATTCTTTGCTGATGACTCCTTGGTGTTCTGCAAAGCTAGTAAACAAGAAGCTGAGAAACTGATCATGATACTTAAAGAGTATGAAGAGGCAACTGGGCAGCTTATTAACTTGGAAAAGTCATCAGTGTTCTTTAGCAAAAATACAATGCCAGATGTGAGGAATGAGGTTTGTCAGGCGCTGGGGTCAATTAAACAGGTAGAGCAAGGCAAATACCTGGGACTGCCCATGATTATTACAAAATCTAAGAGCCAGGTTTTTGGATTCATAAGGAACTCTATAGATAAGAAACTGCAAGGATGGAAAAATAAGCTTCTGAGCCAGGCAGGGAAAGAGATTACGCTCAAAGCTGTGGCAATGGCCATGCCTGCCTACACAATGTCCTGTTTCAGACTAAATTCAAAGCTGTGCAGAGAAATAAGCTCGAAAATGGCAGACTATTGGTGGGGTGATACTGATGGTAAGAAAAAGCTTCACTGGATAAGCTGGAAGAAGATGACAGAGAAAAGAAGCAAGGGAGGGATGGGGTTCAAAGATCTGCAACTGTTTAACAAAGCTCTTCTGGCTAAACAAGTTTGGAAACTGATAACGCAACCAAATTTGTTAGTTAGTAAAGTGTTAAAAGGAAAGTACTACCCCAAGCAATCTATTTTCAAATGCAAGGTGCCTCAGAATGCATCTTGGATCTGGCAGAGTTTAGCAGATATCAGAAAGGATATGCAAGCAGGAATTAGGAGGAAAATTGGCAACGGAAAAGGAACCAGAATTTGGTGGGACAACTGGATTCCAGATAGACCTGAAGGAAGACCAACATCAGTTCAACCACAGGGGTGTCAACTGGAGTATGTCTCTGAACTGATCAGGAATAACAGATGGAATAGAGTGCTGGTATTCAAAACTTTCAATCCACAAGATGCTGAGAGAATACTAAGCATACCAATAAGTATGACTGGAATAGAGGACAGCTACTGGTGGAAGCATTCTCAAAATGGTCAGTACTCGGTTCAATCTGGATATAAGATTTGGATGAAGGAAACAGAAGCAGAGAGATCAAGAATGCGGAAAGAAGCTGGAACAAGCTATGAAGGAACCAATCCTAGAATCTGGAATTCATTGTGGCAGCAGAATGTAAGTCAGAAAATGAAAGTTTTTGTTTGGAAATGCCTGCACAATGGTATCCCAGTCAGAGAGACAATCTATACTAGAACAAGGCAAGGACATCCCATATGTACTGGATGTGGGGAGAAGGAAGAAACCATTGAGCACATGTTGTTCCAATGCAATAGGGCTatggaaatctggaaattggcaCCAGTACAATGGGATGGAATAGCACATCTATCAGGCTGCTTTACAAAATGGTGGATAGCAATTCAGGAAGCTCAAGACAGCAGAGGTGTTAAGGATCAAGTCAATCTCACCATAAACATACTCTGGCAGATATGGAAAGCTAAGAACGATAGAGAGTTTAACCATAAGGAAAAGGAGCCTTCCAAGGTAATTGAGAAGGCGCTGAAGGAATGGATAGAATTTGAGAAAGCTAACAAAGGGAAAGATTCAAGGAAGAGCActcaagaaacagagctacagcAATGGAATGACCAAGATCAAAATGAGAGCCATGCTGGATTGATATTAAAGATCCACACCAGTCAGGACAAAAGGCAAGCAGCAGTAGGGATTGGAATCTCAGCAACAGACAACATGGGAAGATTGCAAGCAATTTGGGCACTAAGAGAATGGTTATCAGGCGACACCTTACAAGACCAGGTTGTTGCAGTTAGGCTAGCTCTACTGAAAGCTGGAAGTCAAGGCTGGAGGAACATCAGAATGGAACTGGACAACCGCAAGGTGGTAGATGCCATTAAGGGAGCAAGGCTCAACAATCAGCAGATGACTACATTAATAGAGGACATTAGATCAATCTGTACCTTGTTTCATCAGTGCTCCATCTTTTTTGCCAACTCTAGGAAATTAGAATTGATAggatgttaa